One Brevibacillus choshinensis genomic window carries:
- a CDS encoding FecCD family ABC transporter permease has protein sequence MTNDNRRFRFGQKLVVMLVVLFAMFAVSMVLGAANTTLWDVWLALATQAEGEKISLLREIRLPREVSVLFVGAALSVAGAIMQGMTRNPLADPGLLGLTAGANAALAVTIALLPSVNYLGTMIACFIGAAVGALLVFGMGSLKKGGFSPLRMVLAGAAVSAFLYAIAEGVALHFKISKDVSMWTAGGAIGASWSQLQIIIPCITVGMIIALILSRQLTMLSLSEEVAVGLGQKTMLVKTVLFLVIILLAGASVALVGNMAFIGLMIPHLVRPLVGTDYRFILPMSAVAGAAFMLLADTLGRTINAPYETPVAALVAMLGLPFFLLIVRKRGKSFL, from the coding sequence ATGACAAATGATAATCGTCGTTTTCGCTTTGGACAGAAACTGGTCGTTATGCTTGTTGTCCTTTTCGCGATGTTTGCCGTGTCGATGGTGCTTGGGGCAGCGAACACCACTTTATGGGACGTGTGGCTGGCACTCGCGACGCAGGCGGAAGGAGAAAAGATATCGCTTCTTCGCGAGATCCGTTTGCCGCGGGAGGTGTCAGTCTTGTTTGTAGGAGCAGCCCTGTCTGTGGCAGGCGCGATTATGCAAGGGATGACGAGAAACCCCCTGGCCGATCCCGGCTTACTCGGCCTGACGGCAGGGGCGAATGCGGCCCTGGCCGTGACGATCGCTCTCTTGCCGTCTGTCAATTATTTGGGGACGATGATCGCATGCTTCATCGGGGCTGCTGTGGGTGCCTTGCTCGTATTCGGCATGGGCTCCTTAAAAAAAGGCGGATTTTCGCCTCTTCGCATGGTGCTGGCAGGTGCAGCGGTTTCTGCATTTTTGTACGCCATTGCAGAAGGGGTGGCCCTTCATTTCAAAATTTCAAAGGATGTCTCGATGTGGACCGCCGGTGGCGCCATCGGAGCCTCCTGGAGCCAGCTGCAAATCATCATTCCATGCATCACGGTCGGAATGATCATAGCTCTGATTTTATCCAGACAGCTGACCATGCTCAGCCTGAGCGAAGAGGTCGCCGTGGGGCTCGGACAAAAAACGATGCTGGTCAAAACGGTACTGTTTCTCGTCATCATCTTGCTTGCAGGAGCATCCGTCGCGCTAGTCGGGAATATGGCCTTCATCGGTCTCATGATTCCGCATCTGGTACGTCCTTTGGTCGGGACGGATTACCGTTTCATCCTTCCCATGTCTGCTGTGGCGGGAGCTGCTTTTATGCTCTTGGCGGATACACTCGGTAGGACCATCAACGCACCTTATGAGACTCCCGTAGCGGCACTAGTGGCGATGCTGGGACTGCCCTTCTTCCTGTTGATCGTGCGCAAAAGGGGGAAGTCATTCCTATGA
- a CDS encoding NAD(P)/FAD-dependent oxidoreductase, whose amino-acid sequence MDQHELFDVTIIGGGPAGLYSSFYSGLREMKTKLIEFQPHLGGKIHVYPEKLIWDVGGQTPITGAKLIEQVVAQGLTFHPEVVLNEKVSSISRNEDGIFVLRAESGNLHYSKTVIVAVGGGILTPQKLDVEGAEKFEVSNLHYTVKSMHYFQGKTILISGGGNSAIDWANELEPIAGKVYLTYRKESPSAHEAQVSQLLKSSASCFFQTTITRLVASSTRETVEYVELTNHETGEVTTLAVDEVIINHGYERDSSLLKNSELDIALVDDFYVEATPSGESSIPGLYAAGDIVKYNGKLHLIAGAFQDAANAVNKAKQYITPEANSYAMVSSHNEVFKQRNRELVKQMLQKS is encoded by the coding sequence ATGGATCAACATGAATTGTTTGATGTGACGATCATTGGAGGGGGGCCAGCTGGTCTCTACTCTAGTTTTTATAGCGGGCTTCGCGAGATGAAGACGAAGCTGATCGAATTTCAGCCTCATCTCGGTGGAAAAATTCACGTGTATCCGGAGAAATTGATCTGGGATGTAGGTGGTCAGACACCCATTACGGGAGCAAAGCTTATCGAGCAGGTGGTCGCCCAAGGATTGACTTTTCATCCGGAAGTCGTCTTGAACGAAAAAGTCTCATCCATTTCTCGCAATGAGGACGGAATTTTTGTTTTGCGCGCCGAGTCTGGGAACCTCCATTATTCCAAGACCGTCATCGTTGCCGTCGGTGGTGGAATTCTCACTCCGCAAAAACTGGATGTGGAAGGTGCCGAGAAATTCGAAGTATCCAACCTGCACTACACGGTAAAGTCCATGCATTACTTTCAGGGCAAGACCATCCTCATCTCCGGGGGTGGGAACTCGGCAATCGATTGGGCCAATGAATTGGAGCCTATTGCGGGGAAGGTGTACCTCACGTACCGGAAGGAATCGCCTTCTGCTCATGAAGCGCAAGTCTCCCAGCTCCTGAAAAGCTCTGCCAGCTGCTTTTTCCAGACGACGATTACCCGCTTGGTCGCCTCCTCCACTCGCGAAACGGTCGAGTATGTGGAATTGACGAACCATGAAACCGGAGAGGTCACTACACTGGCTGTCGACGAGGTGATCATCAACCACGGGTACGAGCGGGACTCCAGCCTTTTGAAAAATAGTGAACTGGACATTGCTCTGGTCGATGACTTTTACGTGGAAGCGACTCCAAGCGGCGAGTCCTCCATACCTGGCTTGTACGCTGCCGGTGATATCGTCAAATACAACGGCAAGCTCCATTTGATCGCCGGCGCATTTCAGGATGCTGCCAATGCGGTCAACAAGGCGAAGCAATACATCACGCCCGAGGCAAATTCCTACGCGATGGTCTCTTCCCACAACGAAGTCTTCAAGCAGCGAAATCGCGAATTGGTCAAACAGATGCTGCAAAAATCATGA
- a CDS encoding ABC transporter ATP-binding protein, giving the protein MVRLYTEALNIGYGERLIVKALSVQIPDKRITTIIGSNGCGKSTLLKAMTRIISHQSGTVILDGESIAKENTKVLAKKMAILPQTPQSASGLTVGELVSYGRFPYQSGLGRLTKKDYEAIDWALEVTGTKDFKYRPVDALSGGQRQRVWIAMALAQETEIIFLDEPTTYLDLAHQLEVLELLQKLNIEQERTIVMVLHDLNQAARFADYMIALKDGQVVKAGGCEEVMKPDVLKKVFQIDAEIGRDPRTSKPMCVTYNLAKGE; this is encoded by the coding sequence ATGGTCCGCCTATATACGGAGGCACTGAATATTGGCTATGGTGAACGACTGATTGTAAAAGCACTCAGCGTACAAATACCGGATAAAAGAATCACGACGATCATTGGCTCAAACGGCTGTGGGAAATCGACCCTGCTGAAAGCAATGACGCGCATTATTTCCCATCAGTCGGGGACCGTCATTTTGGATGGCGAGAGCATAGCCAAAGAGAATACGAAAGTGCTTGCCAAAAAAATGGCGATCCTCCCGCAGACGCCGCAAAGTGCAAGTGGACTTACAGTAGGGGAGCTCGTGTCGTACGGAAGGTTCCCTTATCAGAGTGGGCTGGGCCGTTTGACGAAAAAAGACTATGAAGCGATCGATTGGGCACTCGAAGTCACAGGCACAAAAGACTTCAAATACCGTCCTGTCGATGCACTGTCAGGTGGTCAACGCCAGCGGGTTTGGATTGCGATGGCTCTCGCACAAGAGACGGAAATCATCTTCCTGGATGAGCCTACCACGTATCTCGATTTGGCGCACCAGCTCGAAGTATTGGAGCTCTTGCAAAAGCTGAATATCGAGCAGGAGCGGACGATTGTGATGGTGCTTCACGACTTGAATCAGGCCGCCCGATTTGCAGACTACATGATTGCTTTAAAAGACGGCCAGGTCGTCAAAGCTGGAGGCTGCGAAGAAGTGATGAAACCGGACGTGCTGAAAAAAGTGTTTCAGATTGATGCAGAGATCGGCCGCGATCCGAGAACAAGCAAACCGATGTGTGTCACATACAACTTGGCTAAAGGAGAATAA
- a CDS encoding FecCD family ABC transporter permease, with product MIHPAMIRKQRIILLVLLGLTAAVIVIGMGMGYSSLSYNRLIPTLLGEGTFKEEFVLFQVRLPRLLITWLAGMALALSGIILQGVTRNDLAEPGVIGINSGAGVAIALFFLFIPIDAGAFAYLLPLVAFAGAVLTAVCIYLFSYSKSSGLQPVRVVLIGIGFSMALSGVMIVLISSAERAKVDFIAKWLAGNIWGADWPFIWAILPWLLVLIPFSIYKANRLNLLALDEPVAIGVGLAVEKERLVLLLAAVALAAAAVSVTGAIAFIGLLAPHLAKALVGPRHQLSVPVAIVLGGWLLLVADTIGRNLADPDGIPAGIMVALIGAPYFLYLLWKKS from the coding sequence ATGATTCATCCGGCTATGATCAGAAAACAACGGATCATTCTTCTCGTGCTGCTGGGATTGACCGCCGCAGTCATCGTGATTGGAATGGGGATGGGGTACTCGTCCTTATCCTACAATCGCTTGATCCCTACCTTACTGGGAGAAGGGACGTTCAAAGAAGAGTTTGTCTTGTTTCAGGTTCGCTTACCGCGATTGCTCATCACGTGGCTGGCAGGAATGGCACTCGCGCTGTCAGGGATCATACTCCAAGGAGTGACGAGAAATGACCTCGCTGAGCCGGGTGTCATTGGGATCAACTCAGGTGCAGGGGTGGCCATCGCGCTGTTCTTTTTATTCATCCCGATCGATGCAGGGGCCTTTGCCTATCTGCTTCCTCTCGTTGCATTTGCAGGGGCTGTTTTGACGGCAGTATGCATTTATCTCTTCTCCTACAGCAAAAGCTCCGGATTGCAGCCGGTGAGGGTGGTCCTGATCGGCATCGGCTTTTCCATGGCGCTCTCCGGAGTGATGATTGTGCTTATATCGTCAGCGGAGCGCGCAAAAGTGGACTTTATCGCCAAATGGCTGGCGGGAAATATTTGGGGAGCGGACTGGCCGTTTATTTGGGCGATATTGCCTTGGCTTCTCGTTCTCATTCCCTTCTCCATTTATAAAGCGAATCGTCTGAATCTGCTTGCCTTAGATGAACCGGTAGCGATAGGTGTAGGCCTTGCAGTCGAGAAAGAAAGGCTCGTGCTGCTGCTGGCTGCAGTCGCTTTGGCCGCTGCTGCTGTCTCGGTGACGGGAGCGATTGCATTCATCGGTCTGTTGGCACCGCATCTGGCCAAAGCGCTGGTGGGACCGCGCCATCAGCTGAGTGTGCCGGTAGCGATCGTGCTGGGTGGCTGGCTGCTGCTCGTGGCAGACACCATCGGCAGAAATCTCGCCGATCCGGATGGCATTCCGGCCGGGATCATGGTTGCCTTGATTGGCGCGCCTTATTTTTTGTACCTACTGTGGAAGAAATCGTAG
- a CDS encoding YitT family protein — protein sequence MRRALQVTRRYSLILFGALLLAFTYFHINFQNHLSEGGFVGLGLIAKYAFDLSPATMMLLLDIPLFLVAWLVRGRQFIWDTIFASLSFTVFYDLFERFSPIVIDLSRMMPVASILSGVLTGLGTGLVLRYGAATGGDDILSLLLSKYTGLSIGTIFLLFDALVLTLSFWYVPVKEMMFTILAVVISSRVITWTVESGAAVEISEEGHGHGNVSMTHR from the coding sequence ATGAGGAGAGCGCTGCAGGTAACACGACGATACAGTTTGATTTTGTTTGGAGCATTATTGTTAGCTTTCACGTATTTTCACATTAATTTTCAAAACCACTTGTCTGAAGGTGGTTTCGTCGGTCTGGGTCTGATAGCAAAATACGCGTTTGACCTGTCCCCGGCGACCATGATGCTCTTGCTGGATATCCCACTGTTTTTGGTGGCATGGCTGGTGAGAGGACGTCAGTTTATCTGGGATACGATTTTTGCATCTTTATCGTTTACTGTTTTTTACGATCTGTTTGAGCGATTTTCCCCCATCGTCATTGACCTTAGCCGAATGATGCCGGTCGCATCGATTCTGTCAGGTGTTCTCACCGGATTGGGTACGGGACTGGTTCTGCGCTATGGGGCCGCAACTGGAGGAGACGATATCTTGTCTCTTTTACTTAGCAAGTACACCGGACTGTCGATCGGTACCATTTTCCTGTTGTTTGATGCTTTGGTACTGACGCTGTCGTTCTGGTATGTACCTGTGAAAGAAATGATGTTCACCATTTTGGCAGTTGTCATTTCCAGCCGTGTGATCACGTGGACGGTTGAATCGGGAGCGGCTGTCGAGATCAGTGAAGAGGGTCATGGGCATGGCAACGTATCCATGACGCACAGATAA
- a CDS encoding EamA family transporter, whose product MTYWKSVLLVLLGACSYGILSLFMKKSFHYGFTPIEMSSNQLIFGGLIMSIMAFFFSKQRFRMKYVLTLIPVSLMMASSSFFYHQAVSKMSASLAIVFFFQFTWIGVLLESIAQRRWPSPAKWVSIVMLGVGTVFASGLGETGMQSISLAGLLCGLLSGATFAFVIFFSGRILAELNPYLRSAISISLAAIMIAVVYPPTFLINGRLWDGLLPFGLLVALFGSVIPIFCLSVGVPRIGNGLATILSAAELPAVVLLSSFVLNETVTLTQWGGVLMILAAIGVPQIKWKQLLVPSQPVHKKSA is encoded by the coding sequence ATGACATACTGGAAATCAGTGCTATTGGTTTTACTCGGGGCATGCAGCTACGGAATCCTCTCGTTGTTTATGAAGAAATCCTTCCATTATGGGTTTACTCCCATTGAAATGAGTAGCAACCAGCTGATTTTTGGCGGATTGATCATGTCCATTATGGCTTTTTTCTTTTCCAAGCAGCGATTCCGTATGAAATACGTGCTGACGCTGATTCCGGTCAGCTTGATGATGGCATCCTCCAGCTTTTTCTATCACCAAGCCGTCAGCAAGATGTCTGCTTCGCTCGCCATCGTCTTTTTCTTTCAATTCACGTGGATCGGTGTCCTGCTTGAATCGATCGCTCAGCGCAGGTGGCCTTCCCCTGCCAAATGGGTATCGATCGTGATGCTCGGGGTCGGAACGGTTTTTGCTAGCGGTCTGGGGGAGACAGGCATGCAAAGCATCAGTCTGGCCGGACTTTTATGCGGACTCTTGTCTGGTGCGACCTTTGCGTTCGTCATCTTCTTTAGCGGTCGTATTCTCGCGGAATTAAATCCGTATTTGCGAAGTGCGATTTCCATTAGCTTGGCAGCCATCATGATTGCTGTTGTGTATCCACCAACCTTTCTGATCAACGGCCGCTTGTGGGACGGGCTGTTGCCTTTCGGGCTGCTTGTGGCATTATTCGGCTCCGTCATCCCGATCTTCTGCTTGTCTGTGGGAGTGCCACGCATCGGAAACGGTCTTGCTACCATTCTCAGCGCGGCAGAGCTCCCTGCGGTCGTACTCTTGTCCAGCTTTGTTCTGAACGAGACTGTCACCCTGACGCAATGGGGCGGCGTCCTGATGATTCTCGCAGCGATCGGCGTACCGCAGATCAAGTGGAAGCAGCTGCTGGTCCCCTCTCAACCCGTTCACAAAAAAAGTGCATGA
- a CDS encoding phosphotransferase family protein: protein MGLGERIGRGNTADIYVLGSEQVLKVFHDPKLLDLERGNSIVIEELAVGAPTFYGVVETDGLTGLAYERIPGPSMLEILMSKPEIAAEYGRQLAQIHVKVHSVRATGRLHSIKSRLAYTISGIRHSGFEPLREAIVSLLSELPDGDHLCHGDFHPGNVLLSLKGPVVIDWMTAACGPAQADVARTIMILRHAVLPAELPEVVIQAFAQLRTLLLQTYEDTYLEMTGLSREELVKWELPLMAARLGESVPDEEKRTLLTLIRQQLR, encoded by the coding sequence ATGGGACTGGGAGAAAGGATTGGCAGAGGCAACACCGCGGATATTTATGTACTAGGGTCAGAACAGGTCCTTAAAGTATTTCACGACCCGAAACTGCTGGACCTGGAGCGGGGGAACAGCATAGTTATTGAGGAGTTGGCGGTAGGTGCCCCGACATTTTATGGTGTTGTAGAAACGGACGGTCTTACCGGACTTGCTTATGAGAGGATCCCGGGACCTTCTATGCTAGAAATACTGATGAGTAAGCCGGAAATAGCTGCTGAATACGGTCGGCAGCTGGCCCAGATTCACGTCAAGGTGCACAGCGTCAGGGCAACCGGACGACTGCATTCCATTAAAAGCCGCCTGGCTTATACGATTAGCGGTATTCGTCACTCAGGTTTCGAGCCCTTACGAGAGGCGATCGTTAGCCTTCTGTCCGAGCTTCCCGATGGGGATCATCTTTGTCACGGTGACTTCCATCCTGGCAATGTGCTATTAAGTCTGAAGGGGCCTGTCGTCATAGACTGGATGACTGCAGCATGTGGTCCGGCTCAAGCCGATGTAGCCAGGACGATTATGATACTTCGGCACGCGGTCTTGCCGGCGGAACTTCCCGAGGTCGTTATCCAAGCGTTTGCTCAGCTACGAACCTTATTGCTACAAACGTACGAGGACACATATCTAGAAATGACCGGTCTCAGCAGGGAGGAGCTTGTTAAGTGGGAGCTTCCGCTAATGGCGGCGCGACTGGGTGAGAGTGTTCCAGATGAGGAGAAACGCACTCTCCTCACTCTAATACGGCAGCAGCTTCGCTAG
- the rarD gene encoding EamA family transporter RarD — MKQGVLYGIIAYLAWGLLPVYWKLFQSVGAWEILAHRIVWSLVFVLIIIIITKRWTKLWAAAPGLKMKGALLVCSLLISANWLLYIWAVNSNQVMETSLGYYMNPLISVLLGVVFLKEKLRMGQWVALGMAALGVLYITVQYGQMPWIALSLALSFAFYGLAKKVVNLEAMIGLVWETVFVAPIALIYMIVIEANGTGTALNLEGWKLAMLMLAGVGTAMPLYWFAQATKRLPLSTLGFIQYLSPTIQLLSAIFLFGEKFTMTHLVSFSLIWGALVVFTISSMRKKAVSVPMNSEVVIKKQA, encoded by the coding sequence ATGAAACAAGGAGTCCTGTACGGGATTATCGCGTATTTGGCTTGGGGATTGCTTCCTGTTTACTGGAAGCTTTTTCAAAGCGTGGGAGCGTGGGAAATTCTCGCGCATCGCATTGTGTGGTCGCTCGTTTTTGTCCTTATCATCATCATCATTACGAAGCGATGGACCAAGCTGTGGGCGGCAGCTCCCGGATTGAAAATGAAAGGTGCGCTGCTGGTATGCTCGCTCTTGATCAGCGCAAACTGGCTGCTCTATATCTGGGCGGTAAATAGCAACCAGGTGATGGAGACTAGTCTCGGGTACTACATGAATCCATTGATCAGCGTGCTTTTGGGCGTGGTGTTTCTCAAGGAAAAGCTTCGCATGGGGCAATGGGTTGCATTGGGAATGGCTGCCCTCGGTGTTCTCTACATCACCGTCCAATACGGCCAGATGCCATGGATTGCCCTGTCGCTTGCCTTGTCTTTTGCTTTTTACGGGTTGGCGAAAAAAGTGGTCAATCTCGAGGCGATGATCGGCCTGGTCTGGGAGACGGTTTTTGTGGCTCCGATTGCATTGATCTATATGATCGTGATCGAAGCGAATGGAACGGGGACCGCTCTGAATCTGGAAGGGTGGAAGCTCGCCATGCTCATGCTGGCTGGTGTGGGGACGGCCATGCCGCTTTATTGGTTCGCACAGGCGACCAAGCGCTTGCCGCTGTCAACGCTCGGCTTTATCCAGTATTTATCTCCGACGATTCAGCTGCTGAGCGCGATCTTCTTGTTCGGCGAAAAATTCACCATGACGCATCTGGTCAGCTTCTCCTTGATCTGGGGGGCGCTGGTCGTCTTTACCATCAGCTCGATGAGAAAGAAAGCAGTGTCAGTTCCGATGAATTCGGAGGTAGTCATCAAAAAACAAGCATAG
- a CDS encoding iron-hydroxamate ABC transporter substrate-binding protein — translation MKKMSLPFLLVFMLFLSACGGQQQQASPSSGSPAQEAKPGTITYQSESGPIEVPADPKRVVVLSSFAGSVMALHVNLVGVDSWTKKNPRFGDVLKDVAEVSDENIEKIIELEPDLILGLSNVKNLDKLKQIAPTVTFTYGKVDYLTQQIEIGKVLGKEKEAKAWMDDFKKRAQEAGKEIKAKIGETATVSVIENFDKQLYVYGDNWGRGTEILYQEMKLNMPEKVKETAKKEGYYALSLEVMPEFAGDYLILSKSKDTDNSFQETDTYKNIPAVKNNRVFEANMNEFYFNDPLTLEYQLEFFKDHFLGKK, via the coding sequence ATGAAAAAAATGTCGCTCCCATTCCTGTTGGTCTTCATGCTCTTCCTCAGTGCGTGCGGTGGTCAGCAGCAGCAAGCATCTCCTTCCTCTGGGTCACCCGCGCAGGAAGCGAAACCCGGAACCATTACCTATCAATCCGAATCAGGGCCGATCGAAGTGCCTGCCGACCCCAAACGGGTTGTGGTGCTTTCGTCATTTGCTGGCAGTGTCATGGCGCTGCATGTGAATCTGGTCGGCGTCGACTCCTGGACAAAGAAGAACCCGCGTTTTGGAGATGTGCTGAAAGACGTAGCAGAAGTATCGGATGAAAATATCGAGAAGATCATCGAGCTGGAGCCGGATCTGATCCTGGGCCTGTCGAATGTGAAGAACCTCGACAAGCTCAAACAAATCGCTCCAACAGTGACGTTTACATACGGGAAGGTGGACTACCTGACCCAACAAATCGAGATTGGCAAAGTGCTGGGCAAAGAGAAGGAAGCGAAGGCATGGATGGATGACTTCAAGAAGCGTGCACAAGAGGCAGGTAAAGAGATTAAAGCCAAGATCGGAGAAACCGCGACCGTATCCGTGATTGAGAACTTCGATAAGCAGCTTTACGTGTACGGGGACAACTGGGGGCGCGGAACGGAGATTCTTTATCAGGAAATGAAGCTGAACATGCCCGAGAAAGTGAAGGAAACGGCGAAGAAAGAAGGCTACTACGCCTTGTCTCTGGAGGTTATGCCCGAGTTCGCGGGAGATTATTTGATCCTGAGCAAAAGCAAAGACACGGATAATTCCTTTCAGGAGACGGATACCTATAAAAACATCCCTGCCGTGAAAAACAATCGTGTGTTTGAAGCGAACATGAATGAATTTTACTTTAATGATCCGCTTACGCTCGAGTACCAACTGGAATTCTTCAAGGATCATTTCCTTGGAAAAAAATAA
- the thiM gene encoding hydroxyethylthiazole kinase — protein MNMERVGQVLEKVREGNPLIHNITNVVVTNFTANGLLALGASPVMAYAKQEVAYMARIAGALVLNMGTLDEHIVEAMLIAGKSANDQGVPVLFDPVGAGATPYRTETAQSIVKQVATAIVRGNAAEISHVIGEAWQIKGVDAGEGKGDVVALAKMAAKKLGTIVAITGKVDVITDGERSYLIRNGHPILTKVTGTGCLLTSVMGAFAAVEEDILFAGASALVCYGVAAEQAAKKAANDGPGSFQIQFLNELAGITPDDVRRSGILELAE, from the coding sequence GTGAACATGGAGAGAGTCGGTCAAGTACTGGAAAAGGTTCGAGAAGGAAACCCATTGATACATAACATAACGAACGTGGTTGTGACCAATTTTACGGCAAACGGTCTTCTGGCGTTGGGTGCATCACCGGTAATGGCGTACGCCAAACAGGAAGTGGCGTACATGGCACGTATTGCCGGTGCGCTGGTATTGAACATGGGGACGTTGGACGAGCATATCGTGGAAGCGATGCTGATCGCAGGCAAGTCGGCGAATGATCAAGGGGTTCCAGTGCTGTTTGATCCTGTTGGGGCGGGGGCCACTCCTTACCGGACAGAGACTGCGCAGAGCATTGTCAAGCAAGTAGCGACAGCGATTGTTCGCGGCAATGCTGCGGAGATTTCCCATGTGATCGGGGAGGCATGGCAGATCAAAGGCGTCGATGCCGGGGAAGGAAAGGGAGACGTTGTCGCTCTGGCCAAGATGGCAGCGAAAAAATTAGGCACGATCGTAGCCATCACAGGGAAGGTCGACGTCATTACAGACGGAGAGCGCTCCTATCTGATCCGAAACGGACATCCCATTTTGACCAAAGTGACAGGGACAGGCTGCTTGCTTACTTCTGTCATGGGCGCATTTGCGGCTGTAGAGGAAGACATTCTCTTCGCAGGAGCCTCCGCTTTGGTGTGCTACGGTGTTGCGGCCGAGCAAGCCGCGAAAAAAGCTGCGAACGATGGTCCGGGAAGCTTTCAGATCCAATTCTTGAATGAGCTGGCTGGCATCACGCCGGACGATGTTCGCCGGAGTGGAATCCTGGAGCTGGCAGAATAA
- the cobU gene encoding bifunctional adenosylcobinamide kinase/adenosylcobinamide-phosphate guanylyltransferase, producing the protein MVVLITGGAKSGKSTFAERYAAKLGSAGIYIATSPVFDDELQARVLEHQQRREMSSIRWETIEEEFELDAVLKKLADDNELADTVVLVDCLILWLSNWLMRCGQHDAVQRILVQLDRLEQTLLTFPGTLLLVTNEVGYGIVPEYPLGRIFRDLAGVMNQRMAAVSDRVFLVTAGIPIELKSREFKM; encoded by the coding sequence ATGGTTGTGCTGATTACAGGCGGCGCCAAAAGCGGAAAAAGCACGTTTGCAGAAAGGTACGCTGCCAAGCTCGGCTCAGCAGGCATCTACATCGCAACGTCCCCCGTATTCGATGATGAGCTGCAGGCGAGGGTTCTGGAGCACCAGCAGCGCAGGGAAATGTCCTCGATTCGATGGGAAACGATCGAGGAGGAATTCGAGCTGGATGCAGTGTTAAAAAAGCTGGCCGATGATAACGAGCTTGCGGACACGGTCGTGCTTGTGGATTGCTTGATTTTGTGGCTGTCAAATTGGCTCATGCGTTGCGGCCAGCACGATGCCGTGCAGCGGATTTTGGTGCAGCTCGATCGTTTGGAGCAGACTCTTCTGACATTCCCTGGGACGCTGCTGTTGGTCACAAATGAAGTCGGCTATGGAATCGTGCCAGAATATCCGCTGGGTCGTATTTTTCGGGATCTCGCAGGCGTCATGAATCAGCGGATGGCGGCTGTGAGTGACCGTGTGTTCCTCGTCACGGCAGGCATTCCGATCGAATTGAAAAGCAGGGAGTTCAAGATGTAA
- the pdxK gene encoding pyridoxine/pyridoxal/pyridoxamine kinase, which yields MTIRKALTIAGSDTSGGAGLQADLKTFQELGVFGMTALTVIVAQDPHNGWFHEVFPIDVAVLEKQLETVLTGIGVDATKTGMLGTTELVELAARKIEQFQLKNVVVDPVMICKGADEALHPEIAISLREVLLPRATVATPNLFEAGILSGIGALKSVDDMKEAAKRIHDFGTSYVVVKGGSKLQHDHAVDVFFDGQSVEVLESERFDTSFTHGAGCTYSAAICAELAKGNSVRGAVSVAKDFITEAIRHSFALNQYVGPTNHGAYRRSKQA from the coding sequence ATGACTATTCGCAAAGCACTCACGATCGCCGGTTCAGATACAAGCGGCGGCGCCGGCCTCCAGGCTGACCTCAAAACCTTCCAGGAGCTCGGCGTCTTCGGCATGACCGCCCTCACCGTTATCGTCGCGCAGGATCCGCACAACGGCTGGTTCCACGAAGTGTTTCCGATTGATGTAGCCGTCTTGGAAAAGCAGCTGGAAACGGTTCTCACTGGCATTGGCGTAGACGCGACCAAAACAGGCATGCTGGGAACGACTGAGCTTGTGGAACTGGCAGCCCGCAAAATTGAGCAATTCCAATTGAAAAACGTCGTTGTCGACCCTGTCATGATCTGCAAAGGTGCCGACGAAGCTCTGCACCCGGAAATCGCGATCAGCTTGCGAGAAGTCCTGTTGCCCCGTGCGACTGTGGCGACACCAAACCTGTTCGAAGCAGGCATCCTGAGCGGTATCGGCGCACTGAAGAGCGTAGACGATATGAAAGAAGCCGCAAAACGCATCCATGATTTCGGCACTTCCTATGTAGTGGTAAAGGGCGGAAGCAAGCTGCAGCATGACCATGCCGTAGACGTATTCTTCGACGGTCAATCTGTAGAGGTACTGGAATCGGAGCGTTTTGACACAAGCTTTACCCATGGTGCAGGCTGCACTTACTCTGCTGCGATCTGTGCGGAACTGGCAAAAGGCAATTCCGTTCGCGGGGCAGTTTCCGTAGCCAAAGATTTCATTACAGAAGCGATCCGGCACTCCTTTGCCCTCAATCAATACGTAGGGCCGACCAACCACGGAGCTTACCGCCGCTCCAAGCAAGCCTAA